Proteins encoded in a region of the Methanobrevibacter arboriphilus JCM 13429 = DSM 1125 genome:
- a CDS encoding MATE family efflux transporter, translated as MIIAMIINSLYAFIDGVWVAGLGDASLAAIGFVNPLYLIVFGVSNGIGAGATAVISRYIGSKNKKEADNAALHVILLTIIITIIFTVLILIFLKPILLTMGAGPTINLGMEYGNILFLGTIFIVFSATAYGILRAEGNVIKTTYAMLFGAILNMFLDPIFIYYLDLGVAGAAIATVISMGLVSLLLLYWFKGDTYIKFSLKDFIYKSKLIKEILSVGLPAGVEFFLISILAITLNAILMVVSGVDGVAVYTGGWRFVAIVMVIPIAIGTSVIAITGANLGAKRYENIDITHSYAIKFGTLIIVILSIVIFILAPYISYLFAYTPGSENLLGQMTDFLRITCLFYLFFPLGVVSSSVFQGLGKGLNSLIIAFIRALILQIVFSYVFAIVLNLGQTGVWYGIVLGNAIGAIIAYIWSKIYISKLSNEYEKFC; from the coding sequence ATGATTATAGCAATGATTATAAATTCTCTCTATGCATTTATTGATGGGGTATGGGTAGCTGGACTGGGAGATGCATCATTAGCTGCAATAGGTTTTGTAAATCCATTATATCTAATAGTTTTTGGAGTTTCAAATGGAATTGGTGCAGGTGCTACAGCTGTAATTTCTAGATATATAGGCTCAAAAAATAAAAAAGAAGCAGATAATGCAGCTTTACATGTAATTTTACTAACTATTATTATTACAATCATATTTACAGTATTAATTCTAATTTTCCTCAAGCCAATATTATTAACAATGGGTGCAGGGCCTACTATAAATTTAGGGATGGAATATGGTAACATTCTATTTTTAGGAACTATTTTCATAGTTTTTTCAGCTACAGCTTATGGAATATTAAGAGCTGAGGGAAATGTTATAAAAACAACTTATGCTATGTTATTTGGAGCAATATTAAATATGTTTCTAGATCCGATTTTCATTTATTATCTTGATTTAGGTGTAGCTGGAGCAGCTATTGCAACAGTAATATCTATGGGATTAGTTTCATTATTATTGTTATATTGGTTTAAAGGGGATACTTATATTAAATTCTCTCTAAAAGATTTTATATATAAAAGTAAACTTATAAAAGAGATTTTAAGTGTAGGATTGCCAGCTGGTGTTGAATTTTTCCTTATAAGTATTCTTGCAATAACATTAAATGCTATTTTGATGGTAGTATCTGGTGTAGATGGTGTTGCTGTGTATACTGGAGGTTGGCGTTTTGTTGCAATAGTAATGGTGATTCCTATAGCTATTGGAACATCTGTAATAGCAATAACTGGTGCAAATCTAGGGGCAAAAAGATATGAAAATATAGATATAACTCATAGCTATGCAATAAAGTTTGGAACTTTGATTATTGTAATTCTATCAATAGTTATTTTCATTTTAGCTCCATATATTAGTTATTTGTTTGCATATACTCCAGGTTCTGAAAATTTATTAGGGCAAATGACAGATTTCTTAAGGATTACTTGTCTATTTTATTTATTTTTCCCATTAGGAGTTGTATCATCTTCAGTTTTCCAAGGATTAGGAAAAGGATTGAATTCTTTGATAATTGCATTTATAAGAGCATTAATTCTTCAAATAGTATTTTCATATGTTTTTGCAATTGTTTTAAATTTAGGACAAACTGGTGTTTGGTATGGAATTGTGCTTGGAAATGCAATTGGAGCAATAATAGCATATATATGGTCTAAAATTTATATAAGTAAACTTTCCAATGAATATGAAAAGTTTTGTTAA
- a CDS encoding 2TM domain-containing protein: MENYDDKAYIRAKKRVDDVKGFYIHLVTYIIINFFLFIINLIFTPGTWWFLFPLIFWGIGLIFHFLGIFVFENKLLGKEWEEKKIKKYLEEEKNKK; the protein is encoded by the coding sequence ATGGAAAATTATGATGATAAAGCCTACATAAGAGCTAAAAAAAGAGTGGATGATGTAAAAGGATTTTATATTCATTTAGTTACGTATATTATAATAAACTTTTTTTTGTTCATAATAAATTTAATATTCACTCCAGGTACATGGTGGTTTTTATTCCCACTTATATTCTGGGGAATAGGTTTGATCTTTCACTTCTTAGGAATTTTTGTATTTGAAAATAAACTATTAGGAAAAGAATGGGAAGAAAAAAAGATAAAAAAATACCTAGAAGAAGAAAAAAATAAAAAATAG
- a CDS encoding EFR1 family ferrodoxin (N-terminal region resembles flavodoxins. C-terminal ferrodoxin region binds two 4Fe-4S clusters.): MDVKAVYFSPTRTSEKITMTIARKVAMKFKTSLKDINITKNHDVERIPEFSKEDILILGLPVYSGRIPEVIEEYVHNLNADGTKAIIVVIYGNRDYDDALLEMRNILDENGFEVIAAGAFIGEHSFTDKVATGRPDEKDLEEARAFGDSIVIKLKNIGDNQVDSIDVKGNYPYKERGVLPHVTPSTNDNCTECMDCAEECPTGAISMDNPREADPSKCILCCECIKICPEDAKFNNDEKIIGLAKMLEDNFSQRRNPEIFI, translated from the coding sequence ATGGATGTAAAGGCTGTATATTTTAGTCCAACAAGGACTAGTGAAAAGATAACTATGACAATAGCACGAAAAGTAGCTATGAAGTTTAAAACTTCTTTAAAAGATATAAATATTACTAAAAATCATGATGTAGAGAGGATTCCTGAATTTTCAAAAGAAGATATTCTTATTTTAGGTTTACCTGTTTATTCTGGTCGAATTCCTGAAGTAATAGAAGAATATGTTCATAATTTAAATGCTGATGGAACAAAAGCTATTATAGTAGTTATTTATGGAAATAGGGACTATGATGATGCCTTACTTGAAATGAGAAACATATTAGATGAAAATGGGTTTGAAGTAATTGCAGCAGGGGCATTTATTGGAGAACATTCATTTACAGATAAAGTAGCTACTGGTCGACCTGATGAAAAAGATTTAGAAGAAGCAAGGGCATTCGGAGATTCAATAGTAATAAAACTTAAAAATATTGGTGATAATCAGGTTGATAGTATTGATGTTAAGGGTAATTATCCTTACAAAGAAAGGGGAGTGCTTCCACATGTTACGCCCTCTACTAATGATAACTGTACAGAATGTATGGATTGTGCAGAAGAATGTCCAACTGGTGCTATAAGTATGGATAATCCAAGAGAAGCAGACCCAAGTAAATGTATTCTTTGTTGTGAATGTATAAAAATATGTCCTGAAGATGCAAAGTTCAATAATGATGAAAAAATCATAGGACTTGCTAAAATGTTAGAAGATAACTTTTCACAAAGAAGAAATCCAGAAATATTTATTTAA
- a CDS encoding MarR family winged helix-turn-helix transcriptional regulator, with protein sequence MCLNNDYVDLDNSYGYVLATILHKFGEKFDEALKDYSIVTNHYRVLVTIFNNEKINQKKLGEILKIDRTTMVYLIDHLEDEGYIRRQKNQEDRRSFQLILTSKGKSIINPICRIRDEIHNQCLKELTENEKRILREICKKIGDD encoded by the coding sequence TTGTGTTTAAATAATGATTATGTAGATTTAGATAATAGTTATGGGTATGTACTTGCAACCATTCTTCATAAATTTGGAGAAAAGTTTGATGAAGCTTTAAAGGATTATTCTATAGTAACAAATCATTATCGTGTGCTTGTGACAATTTTTAATAATGAAAAAATCAATCAAAAAAAATTAGGAGAAATTTTAAAGATTGATAGAACAACTATGGTGTATCTTATTGATCATCTTGAAGATGAAGGTTATATAAGAAGACAAAAAAATCAGGAAGATAGGAGATCTTTTCAATTAATACTTACAAGTAAAGGAAAGTCTATAATAAATCCTATCTGTAGGATTAGAGATGAGATACACAATCAATGTTTAAAAGAATTGACTGAAAATGAAAAAAGAATACTTAGAGAGATCTGTAAAAAAATAGGAGATGATTAG